The window GGCGGCGAAGCAGTCGGCGAGGCGACGGGTGTCCGCGAGGACGACGGCGCCGAGCGAACCCTGCGCCAGCTCGTCCCACAGGAACCAGAAGCGGTCCTGCCCGGGCGTGCCGAACAGGTACAGCACCAGGTCCTCGCGGAGCGTGATGCGCCCGAAGTCCATGGCCACGGTGGTGGTGCTCTTGCCCTCCACTCCCCCGGTGTCGTCGACACCGACGCCCGGCTCGGAGAGCCGTTCCTCGGTGCGCAGGGGTCTGATTTCGCTCACCGCACTCACCAGGGTGGTTTTGCCCACCCCGAAGCCGCCCGCGACCAGGATCTTCAAGGTCAGCGGTTCGACCGGCGACACCGCGTGCATGGCACCGGTGCGGCTAAAGCGCCCGAAGGCCATCGATCACCTCACGCAGAATGGATTCATCGGGCAGTTCGGCCGGGGGTACCGGCCTGGTCACGTGGACCAGTTCCTCGTCGACCAGGTCGCCGATCAGGACGCGGACGACCCCGACCGCGAGGTCGAGGTCGGCCGCCAGTTCGGCGACCGACTGCGGTCGGCCCCGGCACAGCCCGAGGATGTGGGCGTGTTCCGGAGAGAGGGTCATGTCCCAGACCGGATCGTCGGCCGCCGGTTCGGCGACGACGAGCGCGATCAGGTCGAGGCGGTGCTGGCCCGCATGGCTGGTCCGGCCGCGGGTCATGGCGTACGGGCGGACGACGGGGCCTGCATCGTCGTCGAACCAGTGCGCGTGGTCGGGGTCGAGCTCGAGCTCGGGGTCCGGCTCGGGGTAGGACGGGTCGACGGGGAAGCCGGCGGGAATGCCGGCGGGGTGGTCCTGGCCTGAATCGCTCATGCCCTACGACTCACCCTCCGGCTGGCAGCCCGGTGCGCGGGGCGGTCGCCAGGTGGTCGCCGACGCGCTTGACCATGAGCGTCATCTCGTACGCCACCTGGCCGACGTCTGAATCGGCGTCCGCCAGCACGGCCAGGCAGCTGCCGTCGCCCGCGGCCATGACGAAGAGGAAGGCCTCGTCGAGCTCGACCACCGTCTGGCGCACCCGGCCGGAGTCGAAGTGCCGGCCGACGCCCTTGGCGAGGCTGTGGAAGCCGGAGGCGACCGCCGCCAGGTGCTCGCTGTCCTCGCGGGTCAGGTCCTTGGAGCTGCCGGTGGGCAGGCCGTCGCCGGACAGGACCACCGCCTTGCGGATGGAGCCGACCCGGTCGACGAGCTCGTCGAGGAGCCAGTTGAGCGGGCCGGAGCCGCGGCCCCTGGTGTCGTTGCCGGTCTGCGGTGCGGTCATCGACCGTCCCCTTCGTTCTCGTTCGCGGGACCGCCGGCGGCGGAGGTGCCCGCCTCGGTCTCGGACTTCTGCTGTGCGTGCTGGTTGCGGCCCGCCGTCCAGCCACGCTGGAGTGCGGACATGCGCGTACGTACGTCGTCCGCGTCGCGGTCGGCCACCTGGTCGGGGGCGGCTTCGGCGGGGGCGGCCGACAGGTTGTTCTTGAGCTGGGGCGCCAGGTTCGCCTGGCGGACGCGGCGGGGCAGCCCGCCAATGCCGGGGCCGGGTGCGGCGGCCCCGCCGGAGCCGGCATCGGCCCCGGGCGCAGCGGCCTGGCCGGGCTGCGGGACCACGGACACCGGGCGGGGCTCCACCCGGCGGCCGTGTTCGGCGACCAGAGTCGGTGTGGGGCGGCGGCGCGGCAGCGGTACGGCTCCCTGGGAGCGGGCGGCCTCCGCACGTGAGGCCTCCACGCGCTGGGTGTCGAGCCGGACCGGGCCGGTGGGGGCGGGCGACTCGCGGTCGTGATCGCCCTTGCGGGCGCCGTGGCGCTCCGCGTGCCGGTCGGTGTGCGGCCGGTCCGCCGGGCGCAGGCCCAGCAGGGCGCTGCGCGGGGTGCCGTTCGGCGGGGTCTCGTCGTCGAGCGTCGCCATGACCGGGCGGGCGGAGGAGCCGTTGCGGCTCGTGATCGCCGTGGGGGCGTCGTCGAGCACCGCGGCGTCGTCGAGGCCGTCCAGCCGGTCCAGGCCACCGCCCACGAGCGGGGCCTCCAGCTCGACCGGGCCGCGCAGTTCGGCGGCGGGCAGCGGGCGGCCGGAGGGCGCGCGCTCCATGGCGGCGGGCGTGGGCCGCTCGGACCCGGCCCTGCCGAAGTGGCCCGGCTTGTCGGACCTGCCGGGCTTGACCGCGGCGCGGGCGCCGTCGAACCGCGCGCCCGATCCGTTGGTCTCGGGAGCCTCGGTCAGCAGGGACACGGGGAGGAAGACCACCGCGGTGGTGCCCCCGTACGGGCTGGGCTGGAGGACGACCTTGACGTTGTGGCGCTGTGCGAGGCGGCTGACGACGAACAGGCCGAGACGGTCGGTGTCGGAGAGTTCGAACTCGGGGGTCTCGGCGAGCCGGAGGTTCGCGTCGAGCAGTGCCTCCGGGGTCATGCCGAGGCCGCGGTCGTGGATCTCCAGGGTGAAGCCGTTGGCGACGCGCTCGCCGTGCACCTGGACCGCGGTGTGCGGCGGCGAGAACACCGTGGCGTTCTCCAGGAGTTCGGCGATGAGGTGCGTGATGTCGGCGACGGCCGGGCCGACGATGCCCAGACGCGTGAGCCGGCGCACCTCGATGCGCTCGTAGTCCTCGACCTCGGCGACGGCGGCCCGTACGACGTCCATGAGCTGGACGGGCTTGCGCCACTGGCGGGAGGGCGCGGCGCCGGAGAGGATCACCAGGCCCTCGGCGTGCCGGCGCATGCGGGTGGTCATGTGGTCGAGGCGGAAGAGGTCGGCCAGCTCCTCGGTGTCCTCGGTACGGCGTTCCATGGTGTCGAGGAGGGTCAGCTGGCGGTGCAGCAGCACCTGGTTGCGGCGGGCCAGGTTGACGAACACCTCGGAGACGCCGCGGCGCAGGTCGGCCTGCTTGACGGCGGCCTCGACGGCGGCGCGCTGGAGGGTGTTGAGGGCCTGGCCGACCTGGCCGACCTCGTCCTTCTCGTACTCGAGGTGGGGCGACTCGGTCTCCACGTCCACGTGCTCGCCCGCGGCGAGGCGGCGCATGACGCTGGGCAGCCGGACGCCCGAGGCCTCGTGGGCCTCCTTGCGGAGCCGGGAGAGGTCGCGGACCAGGTCGCGGCCGATCCGTACGGAGAGGACCAGGGACACGATCAGGGCGAGGAAGCCGAGGATGCCGGCCGCGGCGGCCTGGACCATGACGTCCATGGCGACGGGCTCGATGCGCTGCTGGTAGCGGTTGCCGGCTTCGGTGTTCATGGCCGCCAGGTCGTCCAGGACCTTCGCGGAGGCCTGGTCCCACTGCTCGGCGGTGACGCTGCGCGGCTTGTTGACCGCGCCGCCGGCGATGAAGCGCTCCTCGGCGTCGCGCAGGGGCTTGGTCTCGGGGTCCCTCCAGTACTGCTCGAAGCGCTCGCGGTCCTCGGCGGGGAGGGTCACGAGGTTGAACTCGTAGAGCAGGGTGCGCTTGGCGGCGAAGTCCGACACGTGGCGGACGTCGGAAGCCGTGACGTTGCGGGCGGCGAGGGCCGAGGCGATGACGGCGTCCTCGCGGGAGAGCAGTTCGCGGGCGCGGCTGATGCCGACGAGGGCGCGGCCTTCCTTGTCCACCTCCACGTTGTCCAGGCCGTGGAGGTTCATGAGGAAGTCGTAGCAGGGGTCGACCAGCCGGTTGTAGAGCTCCAGGGCCTGGGTGGGCTCCAGGGCGTTCTGGTCGACGGAGCGTCGCATGGAGCCGATGCCCTGGAAGGCGGAGACGATCGAGCGCAGCCGCTGGGCGCTGTCCGTGCTCAGCTCGTCGATGACCTTGGGGTCGCGGGCGCTGACGCTGATCTTCTCGACGGCCTCGTCGGTTTCGGCCCGGCGCTTGGTGAGTTCGGCCGTGGCGGTGGCGGCCCGGGGGTCGCCGAGGACGACGAGGGTCTGGCGCCGCTCCTTCTGGATGACGCGGGCGACGTCCTCGACCGGGTAGCCCACCTTGTCGATGATGTAGGCCACGTCGAAGAGTTGGATCGCCTCACGGCCGGTGATGACCGTGGCGAAGCTCCAGAGCGCGGTCAGGGAGACGAGCGGCACAAGGAGCAACGCCACGATCTTCCGGCGGATGGACTTCCCGCGAAAGCGCATGGCCTCCCCAGCCTCCCCCAGGTCAACCCCGTTGCCGGGGGTCGGTGTTCCGTCATTTAAACGGCGTGAGCCTACTACTGCTGCGGAGCAGCTTCGAAGGGGTGTCCGGACGTTTTCGGCCTGCCACCGGGGCGAAGATCACCAGTTGTCCGACACTTCCGGTCAAGTGCGGCCCGATATGTGGCAGATGACACTTGGTGAGGTGTCGGTTCCTGCAACCCGATGGATGGCTGGAATTGTTCGTTCCGCGATCAATCGAGCCCGCGGAGGGTATCCGCGATTCGGGAATCTCTCGGCATCTCCGGACGTCTGTCTGTTCGAGGGGACACGTCGGAACCGGCGTGGTGGGTAGACGTGGTGAGTGGACGCGACGAACAGGCACGGCGAGTGGGTACGACCAGTGGGTACGACAAGTGGGCATGGCGAGTGGGCATGGCGGACCGCGCGGTGGGGAGTGAGCGGACCATGAGCAGGGACGAGGGCGGGCGCGCGGGCGCGAGCACCGGCACGGCAGGGCGGGGACTGTGGGTCGAGGAGCCGGCCCGGCGGCGGCGGATGCCGGATCCGGTGCGGACCTCGGCGGTACGGGCGGTGCTGATCGTGTCCGTGACGCTGACGCAGGCCACGATCACGTTCTTCCTGACCCTGGCCGGGTCCTGGCTGGCCCTCCCGATGGCGTTCGGCGCGATCGCGGGGACCATCGTGGCCACCTGGGGCGTGCTGGACGTGTGGATCACCCGGCAGACGTGGAACCAGCGGTACGGGGTCCTGTCGGAGCCGAGCAGTACGGCGCGCAGGCGCCGTCGTGAGGCCCGCCGGGCCGCCAGGGTGGCGCGGGAGCCCGCCAAGGGCCGAATACCCCGCGAGGACGGCCCTCTGGCGGCCTCAGGGCGCTGATCCGCGCGCCGGCGTGCCCGGGGCCGCTCGCGGGGTGGCGTGCCCAGCGCCGGCGCGCGGGCCGGCGTGCCCGGGCCTCGCGCGGGGTGGTGTCCTCGTGCGTCCCGGCCGGGCCGGCCGGGACGGCCGGGACGTGCGGATGCGTGCGGGTGTGCCTCAGGAAACGCCGCTGCGGCGGAACATGCGGGTCGCCGTGATCTCGCCGTGGATGGTCTCCGCCTCCGGGGACTGCTGCGGCAGACCCGGACGCAGGTGTTCCTCGACGCTGATGTACTTCAGACCCGCCCGCAGGTCCGCGTCGTTGCGCAGACGGATCACCAGCGGGAACTCGGCGAGCGCCGTGGTGTCGAACAGGCCGGTCGTGTACAGCAGCTGGACGCCGAGCGCGTCGGAGACGGCCCGCTGGAGCTCCAGCAGGTACGTGGCGTTCGCGCGGCCGATCGGGTTGTCGAGGAACAGCGTGCCCGCGTGCCGGTGCTTGTCGCGGCCGCGGTCGTTGCTGCGCAGCGCCGCCATCGTGCAGTACAGCGCGATCGCGGCGGTCAGCAGCTGCCCGCCGGAGAAGACGTCGCCCATCTGCCCCACCGGCACCCGCTCGGCCCGCAGCACCGCGTCCGGCTTGAGGATCTCCACCGAGATGCCCTTGGGCTCCAGGGCCGCCTGGACACCCCGCAGCAGCAGGGACATGCCGTCCCGGCGGCCCTCGCCGAAGGAGGCGCTGCTGTTCTTCTTCACGGCCGCGCGCGTCGCCTCGTCGATGACCTCGCCGAGCCGCTCCGTGAGCGTGGCCTGGTCGGGCTCCTCGAAGCGGATCCGCAGGAACTCCTGGCCCGACCATTCTCCGAGCCCCTCCGGGAGCTGCGAGAGGCGCTGCGCCGAGCGGAGCGTGGCCAGGGCCGATTCGACGAGGCCGCGCAGGCGGTCGACGATGCTGTCGCGGTTGCGCTCCAGCTGCGCCAGTTCGTCGGTGAGGACGCGCAGCCGGGGCGCGAAGGCCGCCGCCCAGGCCGCCGCGTGCTCGGGGAGGGCGGAGGCGGGCAGTTCGCGGATCTGCTGGCGCGCGGGGGTGCGTACCTGCTCGTAGCGGGTCGCGTTGGCGTGCCGGACCAGGATGTCGCTCGCCTCGCGCACCGCGGACTCGGCGGCCGAGAGGTCGGCCGAGCAGCCGCGCAGGGAGCGGCGGGCCTCGGTGGCCGACTGGCGGGCCTCCTCCAGGGTGCCCTGGTGGGGCACCGGCTCCTGCTCGTCGTCCTGGTGGGTGTGGTCGCGCAGCAGGTCGCGCAGGAGCGCCGCGGTCTCGTCGAAGCCGCCGGCGCCGTCCTCGGCGGTGCGGTGGGCGCGCAGCAGGTCCGCGTGGGCGGCCCGGGCGCTCTCCACGGCCGCACTGTGGGCCGCGAGCTGGGCGGTGGCCGTGCGCAGCAGGGCCTGGGCCTGCTCGACGCCCTCGGGGACGAGCTCCTCGGGGAGTTCGGTGTGCGCCTCCCCCTCGGCGGGGGCGTGCCGTTCGGCCTCGCCGCGCAGTCGGCCGAGCTGCTCGCTGGCGGTGGACGCGCGGGT is drawn from Streptomyces sp. NBC_01232 and contains these coding sequences:
- a CDS encoding GTP-binding protein; its protein translation is MAFGRFSRTGAMHAVSPVEPLTLKILVAGGFGVGKTTLVSAVSEIRPLRTEERLSEPGVGVDDTGGVEGKSTTTVAMDFGRITLREDLVLYLFGTPGQDRFWFLWDELAQGSLGAVVLADTRRLADCFAAIDYFERRGIPFVVAVNCFDGADRHPVVTVRTALDLDPGVPVLLCDARDRESVKDVLVGVVEHAMSLARERRRSLSAGA
- a CDS encoding DUF742 domain-containing protein, which codes for MPAGFPVDPSYPEPDPELELDPDHAHWFDDDAGPVVRPYAMTRGRTSHAGQHRLDLIALVVAEPAADDPVWDMTLSPEHAHILGLCRGRPQSVAELAADLDLAVGVVRVLIGDLVDEELVHVTRPVPPAELPDESILREVIDGLRAL
- a CDS encoding roadblock/LC7 domain-containing protein, translating into MTAPQTGNDTRGRGSGPLNWLLDELVDRVGSIRKAVVLSGDGLPTGSSKDLTREDSEHLAAVASGFHSLAKGVGRHFDSGRVRQTVVELDEAFLFVMAAGDGSCLAVLADADSDVGQVAYEMTLMVKRVGDHLATAPRTGLPAGG
- a CDS encoding nitrate- and nitrite sensing domain-containing protein, which codes for MRFRGKSIRRKIVALLLVPLVSLTALWSFATVITGREAIQLFDVAYIIDKVGYPVEDVARVIQKERRQTLVVLGDPRAATATAELTKRRAETDEAVEKISVSARDPKVIDELSTDSAQRLRSIVSAFQGIGSMRRSVDQNALEPTQALELYNRLVDPCYDFLMNLHGLDNVEVDKEGRALVGISRARELLSREDAVIASALAARNVTASDVRHVSDFAAKRTLLYEFNLVTLPAEDRERFEQYWRDPETKPLRDAEERFIAGGAVNKPRSVTAEQWDQASAKVLDDLAAMNTEAGNRYQQRIEPVAMDVMVQAAAAGILGFLALIVSLVLSVRIGRDLVRDLSRLRKEAHEASGVRLPSVMRRLAAGEHVDVETESPHLEYEKDEVGQVGQALNTLQRAAVEAAVKQADLRRGVSEVFVNLARRNQVLLHRQLTLLDTMERRTEDTEELADLFRLDHMTTRMRRHAEGLVILSGAAPSRQWRKPVQLMDVVRAAVAEVEDYERIEVRRLTRLGIVGPAVADITHLIAELLENATVFSPPHTAVQVHGERVANGFTLEIHDRGLGMTPEALLDANLRLAETPEFELSDTDRLGLFVVSRLAQRHNVKVVLQPSPYGGTTAVVFLPVSLLTEAPETNGSGARFDGARAAVKPGRSDKPGHFGRAGSERPTPAAMERAPSGRPLPAAELRGPVELEAPLVGGGLDRLDGLDDAAVLDDAPTAITSRNGSSARPVMATLDDETPPNGTPRSALLGLRPADRPHTDRHAERHGARKGDHDRESPAPTGPVRLDTQRVEASRAEAARSQGAVPLPRRRPTPTLVAEHGRRVEPRPVSVVPQPGQAAAPGADAGSGGAAAPGPGIGGLPRRVRQANLAPQLKNNLSAAPAEAAPDQVADRDADDVRTRMSALQRGWTAGRNQHAQQKSETEAGTSAAGGPANENEGDGR